In Ovis canadensis isolate MfBH-ARS-UI-01 breed Bighorn chromosome 11, ARS-UI_OviCan_v2, whole genome shotgun sequence, one genomic interval encodes:
- the GGT6 gene encoding glutathione hydrolase 6 isoform X1: protein MEPEAGPVLYQKLQVWEPSLESEEEEEEISEQLIPDASRPHDSSGNKAGHLPGAWAQLVAALLLLAISFSLAMRQLCSSGASPGTLGSGAAPASGHSHRPGMYHHSAIISPAAECSRLGRELFVAGGNIVDAGVGAALCLAVVHPHATGLGAMYWGLFHNSSSGNSTALTSGPAQTLAPGLGLPAALPALHMLHTHFGRLPWPHLLVGPISLAQKGFLVDTSLASALAAQDTKGLCPLLCHANGTPLGPGTRVTNTKLAAVLHKASLAPTPDLSGDALLSLLAEDLGLEGPSVGPRPTLEPALQLPVPQGILFTTPSPSAGPELLELLEASLQSTGPSPAPCPALLQAAAAPRSSVLATVDSGGSVLLLTSSLNSSFGSGHLSPSTGVLLSNLVAESAAGTWACPLIFRGISDDTEVDVLGLVASGTPAAATVMTHALLSHLARPQTPDQQGPTESPRACGQGTLLQVAAHTEHAHVSSVPSGCCPFQGF, encoded by the exons ATGGAACCCGAAGCAGGGCCTGTGCTCTACCAGAAGCTGCAGGTCTGGGAGCCAAGCTTGGAGtccgaggaggaagaggaggagatttCGGAGCAGCTCATTCCGGATGCCTCCAGGCCCCACGACTCCTCTGG GAACAAGGCTGGCCATCTGCCCGGGGCCTGGGCCCAACTGGTGGCTGCCCTGCTGTTGCTGGCCATCAGCTTCTCCCTGGCCATGAGGCAGCTCTGCAGCAGTGGTGCCTCTCCGGGAACCTTGGGCTCTGGGGCCGCTCCAGCCAGCGGGCACTCCCACAGGCCTGGCATGTACCACCACAGCGCCATCATCAGCCCAGCAG CTGAGTGCTCCCGCCTGGGTCGAGAGCTGTTTGTTGCCGGGGGCAACATCGTGGATGCTGGAGTTGGAGCAGCCTTGTGTCTGGCAGTGGTCCATCCTCACGCCACAGGGCTAG GTGCCATGTACTGGGGCCTCTTCCACAATAGCTCCTCGGGCAACTCCACTGCCTTGACATCGGGCCCAGCCCAGACCCTGGCCCCCGGCCTGGGGCTGCCCGCGGCTCTGCCCGCCCTGCACATGCTGCACACTCACTTCGGCCGCCTGCCCTGGCCACACCTGCTGGTGGGCCCCATCTCACTGGCTCAAAAGGGCTTTCTGGTGGACACATCCCTGGCCAGCGCCCTGGCAGCCCAGGACACCAAGGGCCTCTGTCCACTACTTTGCCATGCTAACGGGACACCCCTGGGCCCCGGGACACGAGTCACCAACACCAAGCTGGCAGCTGTGCTCCACAAGGCCTCACTGGCCCCCACTCCAGACCTCTCCGGGGATGCCCTGCTGAGTCTGCTGGCCGAAGACCTGGGGTTGGAGGGCCCCTCAGTCGGGCCCAGGCCCACCTTGGAGCCAGCCCTGCAGCTACCTGTGCCCCAGGGCATCCTGttcaccacccccagcccctcagcTGGCCCAGAACTGCTGGAGCTGCTGGAAGCAtctctacagtccacagggcccaGCCCTGCACCCTGCCCAGCACTCCTGCAAGCTGCTGCAGCCCCCAGGAGCAGTGTCCTGGCCACCGTGGACAGCGGCGGCTCCGTCCTCCTTCTCACCTCCTCGCTCAACAGCTCCTTTGGCTCTGGACACCTGTCCCCAAGCACCGGGGTTCTACTCAGCAACCTGGTGGCTGAGTCTGCAGCTGGCACCTGGGCCTGTCCCCTCATCTTTCGTGGCATCTCAGATGACACAGAGGTCGATGTGTTGGGGCTGGTGGCTTCAGGGACCCCTGCAGCTGCCACAGTCATGACTCACGCTCTGCTCAGCCACCTGGCCaggccccaaaccccagaccAGCAAGGACCAACAGAGAGCCCCAGAGCTTGTGGCCAGGGGACCCTGCTCCAGGTGGCAGCCCACACAGAGCACGCCCATGTCTCCAGTGTCCCCAGTGGCTGCTGCCCCTTCCAGGGGTTTTAA
- the GGT6 gene encoding glutathione hydrolase 6 isoform X2, with protein MEPEAGPVLYQKLQVWEPSLESEEEEEEISEQLIPDASRPHDSSGNKAGHLPGAWAQLVAALLLLAISFSLAMRQLCSSGASPGTLGSGAAPASGHSHRPGMYHHSAIISPAAECSRLGRELFVAGGNIVDAGVGAALCLAVVHPHATGLGHCCSPQEQCPGHRGQRRLRPPSHLLAQQLLWLWTPVPKHRGSTQQPGG; from the exons ATGGAACCCGAAGCAGGGCCTGTGCTCTACCAGAAGCTGCAGGTCTGGGAGCCAAGCTTGGAGtccgaggaggaagaggaggagatttCGGAGCAGCTCATTCCGGATGCCTCCAGGCCCCACGACTCCTCTGG GAACAAGGCTGGCCATCTGCCCGGGGCCTGGGCCCAACTGGTGGCTGCCCTGCTGTTGCTGGCCATCAGCTTCTCCCTGGCCATGAGGCAGCTCTGCAGCAGTGGTGCCTCTCCGGGAACCTTGGGCTCTGGGGCCGCTCCAGCCAGCGGGCACTCCCACAGGCCTGGCATGTACCACCACAGCGCCATCATCAGCCCAGCAG CTGAGTGCTCCCGCCTGGGTCGAGAGCTGTTTGTTGCCGGGGGCAACATCGTGGATGCTGGAGTTGGAGCAGCCTTGTGTCTGGCAGTGGTCCATCCTCACGCCACAGGGCTAGGTCA CTGCTGCAGCCCCCAGGAGCAGTGTCCTGGCCACCGTGGACAGCGGCGGCTCCGTCCTCCTTCTCACCTCCTCGCTCAACAGCTCCTTTGGCTCTGGACACCTGTCCCCAAGCACCGGGGTTCTACTCAGCAACCTGGTGGCTGA